The sequence TTAAGCCCATTTATTCAACTCACGGTGCGCTGCTTGGCTGATGGCGAGGGGTCGAATTGGCTGACCCAGCAGGTCAACGCGGGGGATTATCTGTGGCTTTCCGAAGCACAAGGCGAGTTTACCTGCGCTCATGCAGATGATGACCATTACCTGATGTTGGCCGCCGGCTGCGGTGTTACGCCCGTGATGTCAATGTGCCGTGACTTGCTGGCACGACGTACACAAGCCGATATTCGGGTGATTTTTAATGTGCGCTCACCGGCGGACGTGATTTTTGCCGATGAGTGGCAACAGTTATTGCAACACTATCCGCAACAATTACAGCTCACTTTGGTAGCGGAATCCGCAGCGACGGAGGGCTTTATCGCCGGCAGAATCACGGCTCAAATCATGCAGCAGGTCGCGCCAGACATCACCCGCCGCCGTGTGATGACCTGTGGCCCCGCACCCTATATGGATTGGGTTGAGCACTATTGCCGTGAGCAATCCGTGCCAGCCGACCATTTCCAAAAAGAGCAGTTCCGCACCGCAGATGACGTGATTGATACCAGCAATGAGTTGACGATGACCATTAGCCATCCACTGCGCAGTGTGAAAGTGCCCGTCGGCACCTCATTGCTGTTTGCGCTGGAGCAACATAAAGTTCCAGTCATGGCGGCCTGCCGTGCGGGAGTCTGTGGCTCGTGTAAAACGCGCATTCTGCATGGCGAATACACCACCAGCAGCACCATGACACTGACCCCCGAAGAGATTGCCCAAGGCTATGTTCTGGCTTGCAGTTGCCAACTACAGGGCGATGTCCAACTGGCGTAACCGCCTAGCTCACCGCCCCATAAATGCTAACCAGCCCCATTCATGGGGCGATTCACACCATTAATGGTCAATTCACGCCGTTAATAGAGCAATAATGATTAAACGCGCCATACTTTGACCTCATAGAATAATGACTCGCCGTTAATCCTTGAAGGGACAACTTATGAAGCAAACCGTGGCAACACTGGTCGCAAAAACGTTGGAACAAGCAGGTGTAAAGCGAATTTGGGGCGTCACCGGGGACTCACTCAATGGGCTGAGTGATAGCCTGCATCGAATGGGCACCATTGAGTGGATGGGGACGCGCCATGAAGAGGTAGCCGCTTTCGCCGCCGGGGCTGAGGCGCAACTAACTGGGCAACTGGCGGTCTGCGCTGGCTCTTGTGGCCCCGGTAACCTCCATCTGATCAATGGCTTATTTGATTGTCATCGCAACCATGTTCCGGTGCTGGCGATTGCCGCGCACATCCCCTCTAGCGAAATTGGCAGTGGTTATTTTCAGGAAACCCACCCGCAAGAGCTGTTCCGCGAATGCAGCCACTACTGTGAATTGGTTTCCAACCCAGAGCAGTTGCCGCGGGTGCTGGAAATAGCCATGCGCCAAGCCATTCTCAATCGAGGCGTGTCAGTGATTGTGTTGCCGGGTGATGTCGCACTACAACCCGCGCCGGAAGAGGCCGCCGTGGTGTGGCAGACACCGAAACTGCCCTTAGTTCAGCCGCCGATGAGTGAATTGGCGATTCTGGCGCAGACACTGAACAAGGCGAAAAACATCACGCTGATGTGCGGCAGCGGCTGTGCGGATGCCCACGACGAAGTGGTCAAATTGGCCGAAATGCTGCAAGCCCCGGTGGTACATGCGCTGCGGGGCAAAGAACATATTGAATGGGATAATCCTTACAGCGTCGGTATGACCGGGCTGATTGGGTTTGCCTCGGGTTATCATGCCATGATGAATGCCGATACCTTGGTGTTGCTCGGCACCCAATTCCCTTATCGCGCTTTTTATCCCACCCATGCCAACATCATCCAGATTGATATCAACCCCGGAAGTATTGGTGCTCACTGCCCTGTCAATATGGCGCTGGTGGGGGATATCAACACCACACTGCGTGCGCTGATCCCGCAGTTAGAAGCCAAAAGTGATAGCAAATTTTTAGAAAAAGCGCTGGAACACTATCGTACCACCCGCAAAGATCTGGATGGGCTGGCGACCGCCAATGATAACCAGCCGATCCATCCGCAATATCTGGCGCAGCAGATCAGCCGCCATGCCACGGATGACGCCATTTTCACCTGTGATGTTGGCACCCCCACCGTGTGGGCGGCCCGCTATCTTGAGATGAACGGCAAACGGCGCTTGCTGGGGTCGTTCAACCACGGTTCGATGGCGAATGCCATGCCACAAGCCATTGGCGCACAAGCCACCGCCCCTGATCGCCAAGTGGTTGCCCTGTGTGGCGACGGCGGCTTCACCATGCTCATGGGGGATTTCCTCACCTTGGCGCAGCTCAAATTACCGGTGAAAATTGTGGTGTTCAATAACAGTGTGCTGGGATTTGTGGCGATGGAGATGAAAGCCGGGGGTTATCTGACAGATGGCACCGACTTGCATAATCCTGACTTTGCCGCCATTGCCAATGCGGCGGGCATCAAGGGAATTCG comes from Yersinia mollaretii ATCC 43969 and encodes:
- the hcr gene encoding NADH oxidoreductase, which translates into the protein MQVHSIVQETPDVWSLRLINHDFYPYLPGQYALVSIRNSDETLRAYTLSSTPGLSPFIQLTVRCLADGEGSNWLTQQVNAGDYLWLSEAQGEFTCAHADDDHYLMLAAGCGVTPVMSMCRDLLARRTQADIRVIFNVRSPADVIFADEWQQLLQHYPQQLQLTLVAESAATEGFIAGRITAQIMQQVAPDITRRRVMTCGPAPYMDWVEHYCREQSVPADHFQKEQFRTADDVIDTSNELTMTISHPLRSVKVPVGTSLLFALEQHKVPVMAACRAGVCGSCKTRILHGEYTTSSTMTLTPEEIAQGYVLACSCQLQGDVQLA
- the poxB gene encoding ubiquinone-dependent pyruvate dehydrogenase, with product MKQTVATLVAKTLEQAGVKRIWGVTGDSLNGLSDSLHRMGTIEWMGTRHEEVAAFAAGAEAQLTGQLAVCAGSCGPGNLHLINGLFDCHRNHVPVLAIAAHIPSSEIGSGYFQETHPQELFRECSHYCELVSNPEQLPRVLEIAMRQAILNRGVSVIVLPGDVALQPAPEEAAVVWQTPKLPLVQPPMSELAILAQTLNKAKNITLMCGSGCADAHDEVVKLAEMLQAPVVHALRGKEHIEWDNPYSVGMTGLIGFASGYHAMMNADTLVLLGTQFPYRAFYPTHANIIQIDINPGSIGAHCPVNMALVGDINTTLRALIPQLEAKSDSKFLEKALEHYRTTRKDLDGLATANDNQPIHPQYLAQQISRHATDDAIFTCDVGTPTVWAARYLEMNGKRRLLGSFNHGSMANAMPQAIGAQATAPDRQVVALCGDGGFTMLMGDFLTLAQLKLPVKIVVFNNSVLGFVAMEMKAGGYLTDGTDLHNPDFAAIANAAGIKGIRVEKASELDAALESAFAHPGPVLVDVVTAKQELSMPPQIKFEQAKGFSLYMLRAIINGRGDEVVELAKTNWLR